In one window of Tubulanus polymorphus chromosome 3, tnTubPoly1.2, whole genome shotgun sequence DNA:
- the LOC141901302 gene encoding 5-oxoprolinase-like, whose product MNKFRFAIDRGGTFTDIWAKCPDGKVRVMKLLSEDPANYPDAPREGIRRIIEQETGKTIEPSEPIDTSLIEWIRMGTTVATNALLERKGQRMALLITSGFKDLLHIGNQARPKIFDLEIVTPDVLFEEIIEVEERIVLNQDSCQLNKSCEIKTGSTGEKVDIWQVFNEDKLRKDLQKILDKGIQSLAVVLMHSYLFSDHEQEVGILAKQMGFSHVSLSSDVMPMVRIVPRGYTACADAYLTPCIKSYVGGFSSGFKNDLKDVKVLFMQSDGGLTPVQKFTGSRAILSGPAGGVIGYALTTYSQQTNLPVIGFDMGGTSTDVSRYAGHYEHVFETMTAGVAIQAPQLDINTVAAGGGSQLFFRSGLFVVGPESAGAHPGPVCYKKGGPLAVTDANLCLGRLLPEYFPKIFGPDENEPLDKQSTMVAFQKLTDQVNEFLLGETDENESKDLMTVEQVAMGFLRVANEAMSRPIRALTQAKGYDTSNHILACFGGAGAQHACAIARNLGMSTVFVHRHAGILSAFGLALADVVHETQEPAACHYSPESLEYIDKRIAELSNRCKKELLKQGFHSDQIITEPFLHLRYKKTDCSLMCSTVQQSDSSSSSSSSSGTSRYGDFRKAFTDHYQREFGFTMSDRPIVVDDIRIRAVAKSRISTDHKVPTATQPPKVEQVTKTYFEEGYLDTKVYHLDNLLAGHEIPGPALIITSNSTILIVPNCVATITEQGDVKIQVGSRSLKVVGTELDAIQLSIFSHRFMSIAEQMGRVLQRTAISTNIKERLDFSCAMFGPDGGLVANAPHIPVHLGAMQETVQYQMRALGDQIKEGDVILSNHPCAGGSHLPDLTVITPVFHEGISRPVFYVASRGHHADIGGATPGSMPPHSKSIFEEGAVFKSFKLVKNGVFQEQLLTEALMEPRKYPGCSGTRNLHDNLSDLKAQIAANQKGIHLVTDLIKEYSLPVVQAYMAHIQHNAEVSVRDMLREIGRASRELTGLSELQAEDFMDDGTKIALKINIDEEKGSAVFDFSGTGYEVHGNCNAPQAITLSALIYCLRCMVGHDVPLNQGCLKPVEIKIPSGSILRPSEHAAVVGGNVLTSQRVVDVIFKAFKRCAASQGCMNNITFGDDSVGYYETVAGGAGAGPSWHGKSGIHTHMTNTRITDPEIIERRYPVVLQKFSLNPGSGGKGRFNGGDGVIRELLFRRPLHLSILTERRVFQPYGLNGGEPGNRGSNVLCYADGRKVNLGGKSAINVKQGDVFRLTTPGGGAFGCPTLMNDNSDTSRNHTSAASNKYVEKGSLYSYKLAQESA is encoded by the exons ATGAATAAGTTTCGTTTTGCAATTGATCGCGGGGGAACGTTCACAGATATTTGGGCAAAATGTCCCGACGGAAAAGTAAGAGTAATGAAACTGTTGTCAGAAGATCCAGCAAATTATCCCGACGCGCCGCGTGAAGGAATCCGACGAATTATTGAGCAG GAAACTGGTAAAACTATCGAACCGTCAGAACCGATCGATACATCATTAATAGAATGGATTCGTATGGGAACTACTGTCGCGACTAACGCGTTGTTGGAAAGAAAAGGACAGCGAATGGCTTTACTTATAACCAGCGGTTTTAAAGATCTTCTTCATATTGGAAATCAGGCCAGACCGAAAATATTTGACCTG GAAATAGTAACACCTGATGTGCTGTTTGAAGAAATCATTGAAGTTGAAGAGAGAATCGTATTGAATCAGGATTCATGTCAGTTGAATAAATCATGTGAAATAAAAACTGGATCCACAGGAGAAAAG GTCGATATTTGGCAAGTTTTTAACGAGGATAAATTGAGAAAAGATTTACAGAAGATTTTAGATAAAGGAATTCAAAGCCTGGCGGTCGTGCTGATGCATTCATATCT ATTTAGTGATCACGAACAAGAAGTTGGTATTTTAGCGAAACAGATGGGGTTTAGTCATGTATCTCTGTCATCTGATGTGATGCCGATGGTTAGAATTGTTCCGCGTGGATATACCG cCTGTGCCGATGCGTATCTTACGCCTTGTATCAAGTCTTATGTCGGAGGCTTTTCTTCCGGATTCAAAAACGATTTAAAG GATGTAAAAGTACTGTTTATGCAGTCGGACGGAGGCTTGACTCCTGTTCAGAA GTTTACTGGTTCGAGGGCCATCCTATCAGGACCTGCCGGAGGTGTTATTGGTTACGCCCTCACAACGTACAGCCAACAAACCAACCTGCCTGTTATTGGTTTTGATATGGGAG GTACGTCGACAGATGTAAGTCGATACGCCGGTCATTATGAACACGTATTTGAAACGATGACGGCAGGCGTCGCTATACAAGCTCCGCAGTTAGATATAAACACGGTCGCTGCTGGAGGCGGTTCTCAACTGTTCTTTAGGTCTGGTCTGTTCGTAGTAGGACCTGAATCAGCCGGTGCTCATCCCGGTCCCGTCTGTTACAAGAAAG GAGGTCCTCTCGCTGTCACTGATGCAAATCTCTGTCTCGGACGTTTGTTAcctgaatattttccgaagaTTTTTGGAcctgatgaaaatgaacctcTCGACAAACAGTCGACGATGGTTGCGTTCCAGAAACTCACTGATCAG GTGAATGAATTTCTTCTCGGTGAAACTGATGAAAACGAGTCGAAAGATTTGATGACTGTTGAACAGGTAGCGATGGGATTTCTGCGAGTAGCTAATGAGGCGATGAGTCGACCAATCAGAGCTCTTACACAG GCAAAAGGATATGACACATCTAATCATATACTGGCATGTTTTGGTGGAGCAGGAGCCCAGCACGCGTGCGCTATAGCTCGAAATCTCGGTATGTCTACAGTATTCGTACATCGACATGCCGGTATTCTATCTGCGTTTGGTTTAGCACTCGCTGATGTTGTACACGAGACTCAGGAACCAGCGGCTTGTCACTACAGCCCCG AAAGTCTAGAATACATCGATAAACGTATTGCTGAATTGAGCAATCGATGCAAGAAAGAACTTCTAAAACAAGGCTTTCATAG cGATCAAATTATCACTGAACCATTCCTTCATTTACGCTACAAAAAAACTGATTGTTCACTGATGTGTTCAACGGTTCAACAATcagacagcagcagcagcagcagcagcagcagcggtacCTCGCGTTACGGTGATTTCCGGAAAGCGTTTACCGATCATTATCAGCGTGAGTTCGGATTTACGATGTCCGATCGACCGATCGTAGTCGACGATATCAGAATACGAGCGGTCGCTAAATCACGTATCTCTACGGATCATAAAGTTCCCACAGCAACTCAACCTCCGAAAGTTGAACAG GTAACGAAGACGTATTTTGAAGAAGGTTATCTCGATACCAAAGTTTACCATCTCGATAATCTTCTAGCCGGTCACGAGATCCCGGGTCCAGCCTTAATTATAACTTCTAATAG CACTATATTGATAGTACCGAACTGTGTGGCTACAATCACTGAACAAGGGGATGTGAAAATTCAG GTTGGCAGCAGATCTCTGAAAGTTGTCGGCACGGAATTAGACGCAATTCAACTGTCAATATTCTCTCACCGGTTTATGAGTATAGCTGAGCAGATGGGAAG AGTTCTTCAAAGAACCGCAATTTCTACAAATATCAAG GAACGTTTAGATTTTTCGTGCGCTATGTTCGGTCCTGATGGTGGGCTAGTTGCTAATGCTCCTCACATTCCTGTACATCTCGGTGCTATGCAAGAAACGGTTCAATATCAG ATGCGCGCTCTCGGTGATCAGATCAAAGAAGGTGATGTTATATTGAGTAATCACCCGTGCGCTGGTGGAAGTCATCTACCAGATCTCACTGTTATTACACCC GTTTTCCATGAAGGAATTAGCCGTCCAGTGTTTTATGTGGCCAGTAGGGGGCACCACGCTGATATTGGTGGCGCCACCCCTGGGTCGATGCCTCctcattcgaaatctatatttgaagAAGGTGCCGTGTTCAAGTCTTTTAAACTCGTGAAAAATGGCGTCTTCCAAGAACAAC TTTTGACTGAAGCTCTGATGGAACCGCGTAAATACCCCGGCTGCAGTGGAACTCGCAATCTTCACGATAACCTCAGCGATCTCAAAGCTCAGATTGCGGCCAATCAAAAG GGAATTCATCTTGTGACGGATCTTATTAAAGAATACAGTCTCCCAGTAGTACAAGCCTATATGGCGCATATACAG cATAACGCGGAAGTTTCGGTGAGAGATATGCTTCGTGAAATTGGACGCGCGTCGCGCGAGTTGACCGGTCTCTCCGAATTACAAGCAGAAGACTTCATGGATGACGGAACAAAGAttgcattgaaaataaatatcgatgaagaaaag GGATCGGCTGTATTCGATTTTTCGGGAACTGGTTATGAGGTACACGGTAACTGCAATGCTCCTCAGGCTATTACGCTGTCAGCTCTGATATACTGTTTGAGGTGTATGGTTGGTCATGATGTCCCCCTCAACCAG GGTTGTTTGAAACCGGTTGAGATAAAGATCCCGTCTGGTAGTATTCTGCGTCCGTCCGAACACGCCGCTGTTGTTGGTGGTAACGTATTAACGTCTCAACGCGTCGTTGATGTGATATTTAAAGCGTTTAAACGTTGCGCCGCGTCTCAGGGATGTATGAATAATATCACGTTCGGCGATGATTCGGTCGGTTATTACGAAACAGTAGCAGGCGGAGCAGGAGCT GGTCCGAGTTGGCACGGAAAAAGTGGCATTCATACTCACATGACTAATACTCGAATAACTGATCCAGAAATCATCGAAAGAAG GTATCCAGTGGTGCTACAGAAGTTCAGTTTAAATCCCGGTTCTGGTGGTAAGGGCAGATTTAACGGTGGTGATGGAGTCATACGAGAATTATTATTCCGTCGACCGCTGCATTTATCTATACTGACCGAGCGTAGAGTTTTTCAACCATACGGACTCAATG GCGGTGAACCAGGAAACCGTGGTAGCAATGTTTTGTGCTATGCCGATGGTAGGAAAGTAAATCTTGGTGGAAAATCTGCTATTAATGTTAAACAAGGG GATGTATTTCGACTGACGACTCCTGGCGGGGGTGCGTTCGGTTGTCCAACACTTATGAATGATAATAGCGATACGTCACGTAATCACACATCTGCTGCTAGTAATAAATACGTGGAAAAGGGAAGTTTATACAGTTATAAATTAGCTCAGGAATCTGCTTAG
- the LOC141901826 gene encoding ER membrane protein complex subunit 4-like, translating into MASRGGKYRNKWAMDFANKLKSDRQIVPISSPDNLAAPMGYTDRTIADNSHKDVDPNLVVKKSWDIALGPIKQIPMNLFIMWMAGNTISIFPIMMVGMMFIRPIQALIAVQTTFKLIEGNQAIAQKFMYFVGNIAALVLAIYKCQTMGLLPTHPSDWLAFVQPQKRMEWSGGGMML; encoded by the exons atggcgtcGAGAGGTGGAAAATATCGTAACAAATGGGCGATGGATTTCGCGAATAA GTTGAAGAGCGACCGTCAAATTGTACCGATAAGTTCACCGGATAATCTAGCTGCTCCTATGGGTTATACAGATCGTACTATAGCGGATAACAGTCATAAAGATGTGGACCCGAATTTAGTTGTAAAG AAATCTTGGGATATAGCGCTCGGTCCTATTAAACAGATAccgatgaatttatttataatGTGGATGGCTGGAAATACGATATCTATATTTCCGATAATGATGGTCGGAATGATGTTTATTCGACCGATACAAGCTCTTATAGCTGTACAAACTA CTTTTAAACTAATTGAAGGAAATCAAGCAATCGCGCAGAAATTCATGTATTTTGTTGGTAATATCGCTGCACTAGTTTTAGCTATATATAAATGTCAGACTATGGGACTCCTGCCGACGCATCCATCCGACTGGCTTGCATTCGTTCAACCACAGAAA aGAATGGAATGGTCTGGTGGCGGTATGATGCTATAG